A genomic stretch from Pomacea canaliculata isolate SZHN2017 linkage group LG2, ASM307304v1, whole genome shotgun sequence includes:
- the LOC112557410 gene encoding tetratricopeptide repeat protein 25-like gives MVDEEEKEEVEDKVVVCSQAAMFYRTHQYDRAIARYTKALELIPNDKKCLLARSRCYLALGDTKKALQDATSCLDQDKTYYKGILQKAEALYHQGEFEKALVLYHRGSKLRPTLPEFRLGIHKTQEAINNCVDGPQRVTLNTTGDLSFFEDRDESEKKKRVSSTVAPAGGVQPQKAGGKRKVVRGQAYNRAIQQLLRELYGDRRYLEKLHTQLDVDTHAGRLVCDAAEEGLHYLDTRTDFWHQQKPMYARRYEIMMLRKRFPNVKAVYDQIIIDELEKIDEAQTMGKYRDSMKRALKCLDTIETYTERQLTNKMAFKAQLYSCIGNAYLETGKYDKALANHLVDFNLGETCNMEEAMSRGLDNLGRVHARGGNFTQAIKLWEAKLPLSKTTLETTWLCHEIGRCYLELRLYTKAREYGQRSLEAAQQAGELSWQLHGRVLIAQAEVKLEEYESALSSFMKSLELSATLQDHSAEGAIRKAMLEVKAKLFALSKGQEANEITQAVEQESEHPSSQEPKCEITVSKPTESEHQTSQESKCEVTVPETSQHTSQQPSSEQAATEVEEPKAEAIP, from the exons ATGGTCgacgaggaggagaaggaggaggtggaggacaAAGTAGTCGTCTGCTCACAGGCAGCCATGTTCTATCGTACCCATCAGTACGATCGAGCTATCGCTCGCTACACAAAG gcGCTGGAACTAATTCCCAACGACAAGAAATGTCTTCTGGCTCGCTCCAGATGCTACCTGGCGCTAGGAGATACAAAGAAAGCTCTTCAAGATGCTACAAGTTGTCTGGACCAGGATAAAACATACTACAAA GGTATATTGCAAAAGGCAGAGGCCCTCTACCATCAAGGCGAATTTGAAAAAGCGCTTGTATTGTATCATCGTGGTAGCAAACTTCGCCCTACCTTGCCGGAGTTTCGACTGGGAATTCACAAAACTCAGGAGGCTATTAACAACTGTGTAGATG GACCACAGAGGGTGACACTCAACACCACCGGAGACCTGTCATTTTTTGAAGATCGAGATGAG AGTGAGAAGAAGAAGCGAGTGTCATCCACAGTCGCGCCAGCAGGTGGCGTGCAGCCCCAGAAAGCTGGTGGCAAGCGAAAGGTGGTTCGTGGTCAGGCCTACAACAGGGCCATACAGCAGCTACTGCGAGAACTGTATGGTGACAGGCGGTATCTGGAGAAGCTTCACACACAGTTAG ACGTTGATACCCACGCCGGCAGACTGGTTTGTGACGCGGCAGAAGAGGGACTTCATTACCTAGATACCCGTACTGACTTCTGGCACCAGCAGAAGCCTATGTACGCTCGCCGCTACGAGATTATGATGCTAAGGAAACGCTTCCCCAATGTCAAGGCCGTGTACGACCAAATCATCATTGATGAACTCGAGAAGATTGATGAAG CTCAAACTATGGGCAAGTACCGAGACTCAATGAAGCGTGCCCTGAAATGTCTTGACACCATTGAAACCTATACCGAAAGGCAGCTGACCAACAAGATGGCGTTTAAGgcacagctgtacagctgcatAGGTAATGCCTACCTTGAAACTGGAAAGTATGATAAAGCTCTGGCCAATCACCTGGTGGACTTCAACCTTGGTGAGACCTG CAATATGGAGGAGGCAATGTCTCGAGGACTGGACAACCTCGGTCGTGTACACGCTAGGGGAGGGAACTTTACGCAGGCAATCAAACT GTGGGAGGCAAAGCTTCCATTGTCCAAAACGACATTAGAAACTACCTGGCTATGTCACGAAATCGGCCGCTGTTACCTGGAGCTGCGTCTGTACACCAAAGCCAGGGAGTACGGTCAGCGATCGCTGGAGGCAGCCCAACAAGCTGGTGAACTCAGCTGGCAGCTTCATGGCCGGGTTCTGATTGCACAAGCTGAAG TCAAGCTGGAAGAATATGAATCTGCCTTGTCCAGTTTTATGAAGTCCCTGGAACTATCTGCGACTTTGC AGGACCATTCAGCAGAAGGAGCCATTAGGAAAGCCATGCTTGAAGTCAAAGCCAAATTGTTTGCATTATCCAAAGGACAAGAGGCAAACGAGATAACCCAAGCAGTGGAGCAAGAATCTGAACATCCTTCATCACAGGAGCCTAAATGTGAAATTACTGTGTCCAAACCAACAGAATCTGAACATCAAACATCACAGGAGTCAAAATGTGAAGTAACTGTGCCAGAAACATCACAGCACACATCGCAGCAACCAAGTTCAGAGCAAGCTGCAACTGAGGTGGAGGAACCAAAAGCAGAAGCCATACCATAA
- the LOC112557090 gene encoding fas apoptotic inhibitory molecule 1-like: MTHSSDLVATWDLALSDGVHKVEFEHGTTSGKRVIRVDGMEIYRTDWMFKLVGKEHFTVGKARCCITIDAVSGFSYEYTLEVNGKPLKKFKENQSRIMHTWVTFVSGNPTRIVLEKDTLDVWVNGKKVETQGEFIDDGTETHFAIDSTHSAYIKATSSGCKRSGIIHQLFINDTEIEVASE, translated from the exons ATGACACATTCCTCAGATCTGGTAGCCACATGGGATTTGGCTTTGAGTGATGGAGTTCATAAAGTGGAGTTCGAACATGGTACAACATCTGGAAAACGTGTTATTCGTGTTGATGGGATG GAGATATATCGCACAGACTGGATGTTTAAACTGGTAGGCAAGGAGCACTTTACTGTTGGGAAAGCCAGATGCTGCATAACTATCGATGCTGTCAGTGGATTTTCCTATGAGTACACGCTAGAGGTTAATGGCAAGCCACTTAAAAAATTTAAGGAGAATCAAAGCAGAATAATGCACACGTGGGTCACATTTGTCTCTGGTAATCCTACTCGCATCGTCCTAG AAAAAGATACACTGGATGTGTGggtaaatgggaaaaaagtggAGACACAA GGAGAGTTTATAGATGATGGAACAGAAACTCACTTTGCCATAGACAGTACGCACAGTGCCTACATTAAGGCCACCAGTTCAGGATGCAAGAGAAGTGGTATCATTCATCAGCTGTTTATCAATGACACTGAGATTGAGGTAGCTAGTGAGTGA